CTGTACTACCTCCTTCGCTGGTACCGGGAGAGGCAGATGGTTAGCCACCTTGGGGATAAGTATGTCTTCATCACGGGCTGTGACTCAGGCTTTGGGAACCTGCTGGCGAGGCAGCTGGATGTGAGGGGCTTGAAGGTCCTGGCTGCATGTCTGACGGAGCAGGGGGCCCAGCAGCTGAGGAAGCAGACGTCAGACAGGCTGGAGACGGTGCTCCTGGACGTGACCAAGACAGAGAGCATTGCTGCGGCcacccagtgggtgaaggagcgtGTCGGGGACAGAGGTATAGATaattagtttcttcttttatttactaAGGCATGAAGATATTCAATCTCAAAAGCAGGGTTTAAAAGGctggctttggggagttcccgtcgtggcgcagtggttaacaaatccgactaggaaccatgaggttgcgggttcggtccctgcccttgctcagtgggttaaggatctggcgttgccgtgagctgtggtgtaggttgcagacgcggcttggatcccgcgttgctgtggctctggtgtaggccggtggctacagctccgattcaacccctagcctgggaacctccatataccgcaggagcggcccaagaaatagcaacaacaacaagacaaaagacaaaaaaaaaaaaaaaaaggctagctTTATCATTTGAAGGACAGTGGTAATCTTCTGTGGTGTTTCATTTCATTAACAATGTTTACATTGAAAAATGAACCTAGGacttccctggtgactcagcaggtggttaaggatcaggtgttgtcattgctttgatgtgggttccatccttggccagggaacttctgcatgctgcaggcacggccaaaccaaaagaaaaagaaaaatgaacccaGTAGATTTGAGGCTGTTATCTCACCTTGCAAGTGAAATATTTacaaccacaatttttttttttctttttagggtcacacctgtagcatgtggaagttcctgggccaggggtcgaattggagctgcagctatgtcctactccacagccatggcaacaccagatccttaactcactgtgacaggcaggggattaaacccacacctccgcagcaacctgagccactatagattcttaacccactgtgccacagcaggaactcctataaccaCAATTCATTATGTTTGAAGAATTTTCAAGGTGTTCTTTAGAATGTGCTTCTCCCCATGGCTACCATCTTTAAACATAGGCATTCCTTGAAGTCACCCTTTAGGcctcctcttttaatttttaaattttttattatagttgatttacaatgttctgttaatttctgctgtacaacaaagtgacccagttatacacacacacacacacacacacacatatacatatatatacacacacacacattttctcataataacttctatcatgttccatcataagtgattagatatagttccctgtgctatgcagcaggacctcattgcttatccaggcctctttttttctaattaatagACTGTATTTCTTAGAGAAGTTACAGGTTTATAGAAAAGTTGGAAGTACAGATTTCCCATATACAACCCTCATTTACAGCTTCccttattattaacatcttgcattggTGTGGTACATTTATTACATTTGAGGAACCAATATTGTTACATTACTGATAAGCTAAAGTTACAGCTTATATTAGGGTCCATTTTGTGTGGTACACACTATGGGTTTTGCCAAATGTAAAATATCACGTATTATGGTATGATGTATaataatttcactgccctaaaaatactCTGTGTTCTACCTCTTCATCTCCTCTTCCCAAACCCTGGCAACTAATTAGCTTTTTACTGTTTCCATAGCTTTGCCTTTTCTGAAATGTCATATACTGGAGTGATATTGTATATAACCTCTTggactggtttctttcatttcacaATATGCACTTACGGTCCCTCCATGTCTTTCTgtggtttgatagctcatttatttttatcgctgagtaatattccactgtatgtacaatttgctttattcattcacttactgAAGGCCATCTTGGTTGTTTTCGGTTTTTGGTAATTATGGATAAACCCTCTTTGTTaagtttcattttctctggatattaATCAAATCATCTTTGATCCCCTTATTCTTCTCCCCCCTGTTTAATGCGTCAATAGGTCCTGTTAATTGAATCTCCTAAATATCTATTCACCCTAGGAGTTTCAAATTAGCAATACAATTATTTCGCTTGGattgcagaatatttttttttttattttactttaaatttgaaaattgactttattattttttggtctcttgccatttcctgggctgctcccatggcacatggaggttcccaggccaggggtctaatcggagctgagctgccagcctacgccagagccacagcaacgcagaatccgagctgcgtctgcaacctacaccacagctcacagcaacgccggatcgttaacccactgagcaaggccagggatggaacccacaacctcatggttcccagtcggattcgccaaccactgcgccacgacgggaactcctttttttttttgaaaattgactttaaaatgttACTCCTACCTGAGGCTGTTCTTGACTCCCCCAGGCAGAGTCAGGAGTTATGGGTAGTCATGGCCTCTGTGGTGGGCATAGCAGTTTATTTCTGTTGTATTGTTTATCATTATTGTtactgtttccccatctgttagACAGTGTTCTTTGAGGAAATGGACCCTCTTACCCATTATTGTATTTCCGGTTTCTGACATATTGCCTGGTACATGTTAAGGGCTCAGTAAATGCTGAATAGACCCTACTTACCTATAGTTTTATCTATTACCTTTGTGTCCTTGATTTCTAGACCATCTCTTGTTCCTCACCCCTGAATTCCCAACTACGTGCTGGCTTTCTCATCTGGATATTTTGCTGGAAACTTAAACTaaccaaatctaaagaaggactctgtttgattttatttatttcaaaaattttattattcaccaaatctgcctttctttttggtctttgggGCCAATTCTTCCCTGCTTCCCCCACCACCAGAGTTCATGACAGACAGTTTTACTTTCAGTCCCGTGGGAGGACTTTCTGTCCCAACCTTAAAGTGATGGTGTAGTCATTTAAGATTCCAGTTTAAtgaagaaaatgtcttttattagACTCCCTACCTTAGGTGGGCCCTGGACTTCACAACTCCTTATCATATATGTTTTTTGAGGCTATAAATAATGAAGTTCAAGTTCACACTGGTTGGCAAATACCCTCGAATCAAAAGCTAGTATCAGTATTCTGTTTATGCTTTCTGGATTCCTGCTTTCTCTTAGTATTTGGCCTCACTTTTCTTTACTTTCCTACTGATAGAAATGTTTAAGAAGGTTGAAAAAATATACTTTGTCTAGCATGTTTAGTTGTTTTCAGCAGGAAGACTGATCAAGGTAAAGGTCTGTTGTTTTGTCTGAAACTGAACTCCTGCTTTGACTTGTATTGTTTTAGGACTCTGGGGTCTGGTCAACAATGCAGGCACTTTTCACCCACTGTGCATCACTGAGTGGCTGAAGACTGAGACCTGGATACATACCCTCAAAGTGAACCTCATTGGTGTGACAGAGGTGACCTTGAGCATGCTTCCCTTGGTGAAGAAAGCACAGGGGAGAATTGTCAATGTCTCCAGCATTCTGGGAAGAGTTGCTTTCTTTGGAGCAGCCTACTCTAGCTCCAAGCATGGAGTGGAAGCCTTTTCAGATGTCCTGAGGTAACACTCAAGTTAAAACAAAAGCAACTACTGGGCACTTACTTATGTCTTAGGCATCATGCTAGTCACTTGTCTAAATTATCTTGCTTTATCACTCCCCAAATCTGCTATGTGGGTATTATCAGtagtctgtttttgctttttgtttttttttttggccgcacccttgacatatggacgtttctgggccagggattgaatccaagattcagctgcagcaacacctgattctttaatctactgcaccaggctagggattgaacccatgcttctgcagtgacccaagctgcttcggTCAGATTCTTAGCCTACTGCACCATAGTGGAAACTCATCTGCTTTTGACTAACTCATTTCTCTCCCTTTACTCTGTATATCTTTTCTTTaatagcttcttttctttcttataactTCAGTTTACCACAATGGCCctgcctctactttttttttttttttaagtactacaTTTCAGATTTATGCCCTTCTAACAGCTGctccttctttttat
Above is a genomic segment from Phacochoerus africanus isolate WHEZ1 chromosome 7, ROS_Pafr_v1, whole genome shotgun sequence containing:
- the LOC125130974 gene encoding 17-beta-hydroxysteroid dehydrogenase type 6: MWLYLAVLVGLYYLLRWYRERQMVSHLGDKYVFITGCDSGFGNLLARQLDVRGLKVLAACLTEQGAQQLRKQTSDRLETVLLDVTKTESIAAATQWVKERVGDRGLWGLVNNAGTFHPLCITEWLKTETWIHTLKVNLIGVTEVTLSMLPLVKKAQGRIVNVSSILGRVAFFGAAYSSSKHGVEAFSDVLRCELQHFGVKVSIVEPGYFRTGMTDVQKSSEAMKQVWKEVPAHIKDTYGQKFFDAYHDVMKQGLSSCSTNLNLVTDCMEHALTSVHPRTRYSAGWDAQFFFIPLSYLPTSLADYILTRSWPKPVQAV